A region of the Cyanobium usitatum str. Tous genome:
GCCAACCCCTCGTCATCGTCTTGCTGGGCCCCACGGCCAGCGGCAAAACGGACCTGGCAATCGCCCTGGCCCAGGCCCTCGATCTGGCGGTGCTGAACGTGGATTCGCGCCAGCTCTACCGCCAGATGGACGTGGGCACCGCCAAGCCCACGGCCGCTCAGAGGGGGCAGGCGCGCCACGAGCTGCTGGATCTGCGCGATCCCGACCAGCCGATCAACCTGCAGGAGTTTCGGGCGATCGCCGAGGCCCAGCTCAACGGCGAGCTTGCCCGCAAACCCCTGGCCCTGCTGGCTGGCGGCAGCGGCCTCTACCTACAGGCCCTCACCCAGGGGCTGGAGCCCCCAGCGGTGCCACCCCAACCCCAGCTGCGCGCCCAGCTGGCAGCCCTTGGCCAGCCCCTCTGCCACCAGCTGCTGCGCCAGGGCGACCCGGTGGCTGCCGCCCGCATCGCCCCCGCCGATGCCGTGCGCACCCAAAGGGCCCTGGAGGTGCTTTATGCCACAGGGCGAACCCTCTCCAGCCAGCAAGGAGCCACGCCACCGCCCTGGCGGGTGCTGGAGCTGGGCCTAAACCCCACCGACCTAACAGCTCGCATCGCCAGCCGCACCCGGGGCCTATTTGCTGCGGGGCTGGTGGCTGAAACCGAAGCCCTGATCGAGCGCTACGGGGCTGAGCTGCCCCTGCTCAACACCATCGGCTATGCCGAGGCGAAGCAGCAGCTGGCCGGCGATCTCAGCGAAACTGAATCGATCGCCCTTTGCGAGCAGCGCACCCGCCAATTCGCCAAACGGCAGCGCACCTGGTTTAGGCGGCGCCATGCCCCGATCTGGCTGGAGGAGCGCAGCACCGAGGGGCAGTTGGCCCAGGCGTTGCAAGTGGTCGAGCGCGGACTAGGGTGAAGCGTTAGCGATTTCGCGATCCTTCACACCCCTGAATGCCTCCACGTCCCCGTTTTGACCGCCGTGCTCCCGTGCGGGAGCTGCCCAACATCAACGACCGCATCAGCTACCCCAACCTGCGGGTGGTGGATGCCGATGGCAGTCAACTGGGGGTGATCACCCGCGAGGAGGCCCTTGAAGTGGCCAAGGACCGCGAGCTCGATCTGGTGTTGGTGAGCGAGAAGGCCGATCCGCCGGTGTGCCGGATCATGGATTACGGCAAATACAAGTTTGAACAGGAAAAGAAGGCCAAAGAAGCCAAGAAGAAGTCGCACCAGACGGAAGTAAAAGAGGTGAAGATGCGCTACAAAATCGACTCGCACGACTACCAGGTGCGGATCGGTCAGGCGCAGCGCTTCCTTAAGGACGGCGACAAGGTGAAGTGCACCGTGATCTTCCGCGGCCGCGAAATCCAGCACACCGCCCTAGCCGAAGTGCTGCTTTACCGCATGGCCAAGGACCTCGAGGACAACGCCGAGATCCAGCAGCCCCCCAAGCGGGAAGGTCGCAACATGATCATGTTCCTCAGCCCCCGCAAGGCCGCTGCTCCCAAGGGCAATGTCAAGCCTGCCGCCGCAGCTGAGGCAGCGGGCTGAGGCAGCGGGAGCGGAGGGGCATTGAGCTTGTGTCCAGAGTTTTGTACAGGCTGTACAGAATTCAGGAGCGCCGCCAACGCACACCGCTCAAGCCGCACCAAGCCCAACCGGCACACGCGCGTATGCCAACGGGGGGATTGTCCCCAGGGCCAAGCGTCCTTATGGTGGCCACCAGCCCAATTGGCCCAACCCCGGCGTGCGATTCCACATCCAGCAGGAAAGCGACATCCCGGCGTCGACGCAGCTCTACAACCAGATCTGCTTCGCCATTGCGGCCCGCCACTACCCGCCGGGGCACCGATTGCCCAGCACCAGGCAGCTGGCGATGCAAACCGGCCTGCACCGCAACACGATCAGCAAGGTGTATCGCCAGCTGGAAACCGACGGCGTCGTTGAGGCGATGGCAGGGTCGGGCATCTACGTGCGCGACCAGCAAAAGCCCCGGGAAATCAAGCCGCCCCCGGGCCCCAGGGGCAAGCTCCTGCCGGACATCGACCGCCAGGTGCGCCAGAGCGTCGATGGCCTGCTCAATGCCGGCTGCACCCTGCAGCAGGGCCGCGACCTGCTCACCCGCGAGATCGACTGGCGCCTTCGCTGCGGCGCCCGGGTGCTGGTCAGCACTCCCCGGGAAGACATCGGCGCTTCGATGCTGATCGCCGAGGAGCTCAACCCCAGCCTCGAGGTGCCGGTGGAGGTGGTGCCAATGGAGGAGCTGGCGGCGGTGCTCAGCGAATCCAACAACGGCACGGTTGTGACCAGCCGCTACTTCCTGCAGCCGGTGGAAGAGATTGCCAAGCAGCATGGCGTGCGGGCGGTAGCCGTTGATCTCAACGATTTTCGCCACGAGCTCGACCTACTCAAGGAGCTGCGTCAAGGCAGCTGCGTGGGCCTGGTGAGCATCAGCCCGGGGATCCTGCGGGCCGCCGAGGTGATCCTGCACAGCATGCGCGGCAACGAGCTACTGGTGATGACCGCCAACCCCGACACGGGCAGCCGCCTGCTGGCCCTGCTGCGGGCCGCCAGCCACGTGCTCTGCGACCGCCCCAGCCTGCCGCTGGTGGAACAGAGCCTGCGCCAGAACAGGGCCCAGCTGATACGGATGCCGGTGGTGCACTGCGCGCAGAGCTACCTGGGCACAGCCACCATCGATAGCCTGCGCAAAGAGATCGGCTTACTGGCTACATGAACCGAATGGCCAGCTGAATCAAGCGGATGAAGAGATTCGAACTCTCGACCCTCTCCTTGGCAAGGAGATGCTCTACCACTGAGCTACATCCGCAGACGCCGGCGGCAGAGCCGCGACTTTGGAATCATGCATGACGGGGGGCCCCTCGGTCAAACTGGGGCCATGCTCAAGGCACTGCAGGCCGACCTGGCGATCATCAAGCAGCGAGATCCTGCGGCCCGAGGCACGCTGGAAATCCTGCTCTGCTATCCGGGGCTGCACGCCCTGACGCTGCATCGTTTCAGCCACTGGCTGTGGGGCCAACGGCTGCCGCCCCTGCCCCTGGTAGCTCGGCTGCTAAGCCAGCTGGGGCGACTGGCTACCGGCGTTGAAATCCACCCCGGAGCCCGGATCGGCCACGGAGTGTTCATCGACCACGGCATGGGCGTGGTGATCGGTGAAACGGCCGTGATCAGCGATCGCTGCCTGCTGTATCAGGGCGTCACCCTGGGCGGCACAGGCAAGGCCCACGGCAAGCGCCATCCCACCCTGCTGGAAAACGTAGTAGTGGGGGCTGGCGCCAAGGTGCTGGGTGCGATCACCGTGGGTGCCAACACTCGCATCGGCGCCGGCTCGGTGCTGCTGCGCGATGTGGCGGCCGACAGCACGGTGGTGGGCATACCGGGCCGGGTAATCCATCAGAGCGGGGTGCGCATCGACCCCCTGGCCCACTCAGCCCTGCCAGACACGGAAGCCAATGTGATCCGCAACCTGATGGAGCGCATCGACGTTCTGGAAATGGAACTAGCCCGAACCCAAGGCTGCCTGCGGGAGCTGGCTGCAGGCCGCCCCCTGCTGGAGCCCTGCACCGGGGCCGCTCAAAACCTAAAAGACCGCGAAATCCTGGAATTCTTGGGCGATAACCCTGGCATCAACAGCTGAGTGCCAGTTTCACAGGGCAACTTTTACATCAGTGTGGGCGAAGTCGTCGCCCTTAAACAGCAGCGGCAGGTCGAGGGCCACGGCCAGGCCATAGCTGAAGCGATCGCCCAGGTTGAGGCCGGCCCGGTGGCGGCCCTTGCCGAACTGGCGCCAGCCCTGGAGGGCCCAGTGAAGATGCGACCGTTCAAAAGCCACTGTCTGCACATTGGCGCGACTCAACAGCAACTCCAGTTCCGGCAAGCCAACAGCCTCCCCCAGATGGCTGCACACCACCATCTGGGCTTCAAACAAGGGGCGGTGCTGATCAACGCGCTTGGGGCCTCGCTGAGACAAAGGAGAAGCTCCGCCGCATCAGCCTCCACCTTGAGAATCGCCACCAGGGCTGATGTATCAACAACCATTAGGGGAACCTCAAACAGGCAAACCGTGCTCGTCGTAGAGCGCATCCTGCAGATCCTTGCTGGTCACCCCTGCCGGCCAGGAGAGCCTGCTGAAGCGATCCAACAGCTCTTGCGCCCGCTGCTGACGAGCCCGCGCACCGTGAAGATCGCTCTCCCGGCCTGCTCTCTCAAGCTCCGCGCGCAGTGCCTGGCGCACGGCATCGGTGACGGAAGTGGAGCGGCGGGCGGCCAGCTCCCTCGCCATGGCATGAACCTGCGGATCCTTGATATTCATGCCCATGGCTACACCTGGGTAGAAATCCAGCCTAATTCTGCCCAGATGGGCCTTGGCCACATCGCATTTCCTGATCCGATCACAACCAGCGTGCTTGCGAAAGCGTCAATGGCGCTTCCAGATGCAGGGTCCAACGCGATGCACATGGGCCAGCACCTCGGCATCCAGCTGATGCAGCAGCAGCTGGGCAAAGCGCTCGGGGATCCCAGGAAGAGCCGCTGTGCCGATGTGAGCTGCAGGAGTGCACTGGTTGGTCACCTGTTCTCTTCCAGACATCGCAATTCCAATCTCTCTCGCAGCTGCCATCAGCTCAAGCAGTCGCCCCCTGGGGTGCCGGCGCCGGCTGGAACATGAACATCGAGTAGATCACGTTGCGGCGCATCTGGGTCATCATCTCGAGGAACATATCGTAGCCCTCATTTTTATATTCAATCAGGGGGTCTTTCTGGCCATAACCGCGCAGGCCCACCGATTCCCTTAGGGCATCCATGGCTTGTAGGTGCTCGCGCCAGAGGGTGTCGATCTGCTGGAGGATGAAGTAGCGCTCCGCTTCGCGCATCAGGCCAGGGCGCTGCTGCTCAACTTGGCCTTCTTTGATGTCGTAGGCATTGCGCAGCTGCTCCTGTAGGAAGGCCTTGAGCTCCTCCACCCCTAAACCCTGCAGCTGATCTGGGGTGAGATCTTCCAGGATATAAATAAACTCCTTGGTTTTATCCACCAGGCGGCTGAGATCCCACTCCTCGGGTGGTAGCTCGGGGTTTACATAGGCCTCCACGATGTCTTCCACCGTGCGCTCGCCGTAGCCGATCACCTGGGCCTTGAGCTCCCGACCCTCCAGCACTCGCCGCCGCTCGGTATAAACGGCTTTACGCTGATTGTTCATCACTTCGTCGTATTCAAATACCTGCTTGCGGATGTCGTAGTAGTAGGTTTCGACCTTCTTCTGGGCTCCTTCCAGCGAGCGGGTGAGCATGCCCGATTCGATCGGCATGTCTTCCTCCACTCGGAAGGCATTCATCAGCCCGGCCACTCGGTCACCGCCAAAGATGCGCAGCAGGTTGTCCTCCAGCGACAGGAAGAAGCGGGTGGAGCCTGGGTCTCCCTGACGGCCAGCGCGGCCGCGCAGCTGGTTGTCGACGCGGCGGGATTCGTGGCGCTCGGTGCCGATCACGTGCAAGCCACCGGCCTCGCGCACCTGCTGCTCGTCTTGCTTGACCACGGCGTCGTATTCAGCCTTCACCTGGGCGATGCAGTCGCGCAGGGCCTGTATCTGGGGGTCGTCGCTGGGGGCCTTTTCGGCTGCCTGGGCGATGCGATCTTCCAGCTCCAGCAGGGTGAGCTGCCGGTCGCCCCATTCCCCTACAAGAGCCTTGGCGAGGGCGCCCAGCTCTTGCTCGCTAGCTTCGCTGAGGCTGCAGGGATAGAGGCTCCCCAAACTGCGGGCCTCACGCACGGCCTTCGCCGAAGGGATGGGCCGGTGCTCATTCTCGGGACGCACCAGCTTGGGCAGCAGCACCTCGCGCAGCTTGAGGCGGGCCATGTAATCGCTGTTGCCGCCGAGGATAATGTCGGTGCCGCGGCCCGCCATGTTGGTGGCGATGGTCACGGCGCCGGCCCGGCCTGCTT
Encoded here:
- the miaA gene encoding tRNA (adenosine(37)-N6)-dimethylallyltransferase MiaA produces the protein MSPTESAGQPLVIVLLGPTASGKTDLAIALAQALDLAVLNVDSRQLYRQMDVGTAKPTAAQRGQARHELLDLRDPDQPINLQEFRAIAEAQLNGELARKPLALLAGGSGLYLQALTQGLEPPAVPPQPQLRAQLAALGQPLCHQLLRQGDPVAAARIAPADAVRTQRALEVLYATGRTLSSQQGATPPPWRVLELGLNPTDLTARIASRTRGLFAAGLVAETEALIERYGAELPLLNTIGYAEAKQQLAGDLSETESIALCEQRTRQFAKRQRTWFRRRHAPIWLEERSTEGQLAQALQVVERGLG
- a CDS encoding type II toxin-antitoxin system VapB family antitoxin, producing the protein MAKAHLGRIRLDFYPGVAMGMNIKDPQVHAMARELAARRSTSVTDAVRQALRAELERAGRESDLHGARARQQRAQELLDRFSRLSWPAGVTSKDLQDALYDEHGLPV
- the cysE gene encoding serine O-acetyltransferase produces the protein MLKALQADLAIIKQRDPAARGTLEILLCYPGLHALTLHRFSHWLWGQRLPPLPLVARLLSQLGRLATGVEIHPGARIGHGVFIDHGMGVVIGETAVISDRCLLYQGVTLGGTGKAHGKRHPTLLENVVVGAGAKVLGAITVGANTRIGAGSVLLRDVAADSTVVGIPGRVIHQSGVRIDPLAHSALPDTEANVIRNLMERIDVLEMELARTQGCLRELAAGRPLLEPCTGAAQNLKDREILEFLGDNPGINS
- a CDS encoding GntR family transcriptional regulator — encoded protein: MRFHIQQESDIPASTQLYNQICFAIAARHYPPGHRLPSTRQLAMQTGLHRNTISKVYRQLETDGVVEAMAGSGIYVRDQQKPREIKPPPGPRGKLLPDIDRQVRQSVDGLLNAGCTLQQGRDLLTREIDWRLRCGARVLVSTPREDIGASMLIAEELNPSLEVPVEVVPMEELAAVLSESNNGTVVTSRYFLQPVEEIAKQHGVRAVAVDLNDFRHELDLLKELRQGSCVGLVSISPGILRAAEVILHSMRGNELLVMTANPDTGSRLLALLRAASHVLCDRPSLPLVEQSLRQNRAQLIRMPVVHCAQSYLGTATIDSLRKEIGLLAT
- the infC gene encoding translation initiation factor IF-3 — translated: MPPRPRFDRRAPVRELPNINDRISYPNLRVVDADGSQLGVITREEALEVAKDRELDLVLVSEKADPPVCRIMDYGKYKFEQEKKAKEAKKKSHQTEVKEVKMRYKIDSHDYQVRIGQAQRFLKDGDKVKCTVIFRGREIQHTALAEVLLYRMAKDLEDNAEIQQPPKREGRNMIMFLSPRKAAAPKGNVKPAAAAEAAG
- a CDS encoding type II toxin-antitoxin system VapC family toxin; its protein translation is MSQRGPKRVDQHRPLFEAQMVVCSHLGEAVGLPELELLLSRANVQTVAFERSHLHWALQGWRQFGKGRHRAGLNLGDRFSYGLAVALDLPLLFKGDDFAHTDVKVAL